A portion of the Calliphora vicina chromosome 5, idCalVici1.1, whole genome shotgun sequence genome contains these proteins:
- the LOC135962388 gene encoding odorant receptor 45a-like, with protein sequence MVVKRYFYIQQLSFFLCGIDSKATKPEHVVTRPVLCYVPLLFAICHVVAIIHYAFVNRNDYVEVTDSLALSCQSLLAIWKMIIFLCKRMSFIEMIREVQLGNLKAARLELPMIRSENTRDVKFCTIYFTVVSIAAILAFSNPIIEAVYIYVSTGELVLRVPYKASYFWSHTKIPGYSLVYFWNMLSIYNLFGITMAIDTLFTWLVSNISAQFHILCFRFKDTANAFDVKTSGNGYESLKFMKSIKSCIKYHNETLKLAEKLNQVYGEIIFIKFIISCTEICCLVFRLSRPSESLAVAAYQGLFLVTVAMQLILYCYNGQRIRDESLQVAPEIYFAFDWSQLPKSCKNLLLIPIMRSQKESQLKGVFFVVDLTLYLWVFKTAGSLIAALKTLDENRV encoded by the exons ATGGTTGTTAAACGCTACTTCTACATACAACAACTTTCATTTTTCCTTTGCGGAATTGATTCGAAAGCCACAAAGCCTGAGCATGTAGTAACACGACCTGTTCTATGTTATGTGCCCTTGCTCTTTGCCATCTGCCATGTTGTGGCCATTATCCATTATGCCTTTGTTAATCGGAATGATTATGTTGAGGTAACCGATTCTCTAGCACTTTCCTGTCAATCGCTTTTGGCCATTTGGAAAATGATTATATTCTTGTGCAAGCGAATGTCATTTATTGAAATGATACGTGAGGTGCAATTGGGCAATTTAAAGG CTGCTCGTCTTGAATTACCGATGATACGTTCTGAAAACACAagagatgttaaattttgtacaatatattttacGGTAGTATCAATTGCAGCTATTTTGGCTTTTTCAAATCCGATTATTGAAGctgtatatatttatgtttCAACTGGAGAGTTGGTTTTACGAGTACCGTATAAGGCGAG TTACTTCTGGAGTCATACGAAAATACCTGGCTACTCTCTGGTATACTTTTGGAATATGTTAAGTATCTACAATCTATTTGGCATAACAATGGCCATTGATACTCTATTTACATGGCTGGTAAGTAATATTTCGGCACAATTTCATATACTATGCTTTCGTTTCAAAGACACTGCCAATGCATTTGATGTGAAAACTAGTGGTAATGGCTATGAGTCTCTCAAATTCATGAAAAGCATCAAGTCAtgcataaaatatcataatgaaACCCTAAAGTTGGCCGAAAAACTAAATCAAGTTTATGgtgaaataattttcattaaattcatcaTCTCTTGTACGGAAAtctgttgtttggtttttcgtTTGAGTCGTCCCAGTGAATCGTTGGCGGTGGCAGCATATCAGGGCTTGTTTTTGGTAACGGTGGCCATGCAATTGATATTGTATTGTTACAATGGTCAGAGGATAAGGGATGAG AGTTTGCAAGTGGCGCCAGAAATCTATTTTGCATTTGACTGGAGTCAATTGCCAAAATCATGTAAAAACTTACTTTTAATACCAATCATGCGCTCACAAAAAGAGAGTCAATTAAAAGGAGTCTTTTTTGTTGTGGActtgactttatatttatgg GTCTTTAAAACGGCGGGATCTTTAATTGCTGCTTTGAAAACATTAGATGAAAATCGTGTTTGA
- the LOC135959763 gene encoding odorant receptor 45a-like produces the protein MISKSYFFVQKLTFAGVGIDPMAKTPNLIVKHPGILYGLTICSVFHFIIVSHYAYIHVTDFEEITDSFPMLCQLILCICKVMIFLRKRQQIFSLIREVHERNFKAEGEELAIVRRENAKDNYLCSVYLRIVIFSGSFAVLHPLANAVYVYIINGELVLTEPNKATYFWNYSNLAGYSGVYVLNVFTVYFVCVVSLAIDTLFSWFVSNVMAQFHIIYYRFERAALTSPETNMTHLQQNNYIISCIKYHHDILKFSEKLKRVYSEIIFIKFTIVCMEICSLVFRVSRPNDSLPDTAYKCLFLCAVAIQLMVYCYNGQRIKDESGHVSTAIYCIFDWSNLSKSCKKLLLISMTRSQKHCNINGVFFEVDFSLYLWVFKTAASLLTALKTLEEKQT, from the exons atgaTTTCCAAGAGCTACTTTTTTGTACAGAAATTGACTTTCGCCGGGGTGGGCATAGATCCCATGGCCAAAACTCCTAACTTAATAGTTAAACATCCCGGTATATTGTATGGTTTAACAATTTGTTCGGTCTTTCATTTCATCATTGTCTCACATTATGCCTACATACATGTCACTGATTTTGAGGAAATTACCGATTCGTTTCCCATGTTGTGTCAATTGATTTTGTGCATATGTAAAGTGATGATATTCCTGAGAAAACGGCAGCAGATTTTTTCACTGATACGTGAGGTACATGAGAGAAATTTTAAGG ctgAGGGTGAAGAATTGGCAATTGTACGCCGTGAAAATGCCAAGGATAATTATCTGTGTTCTGTCTATTTAAGAATTGTGATATTTTCCGGAAGTTTTGCTGTTTTACATCCGCTGGCAAACGCTGTGTATGTTTATATAATAAATGGCGAACTGGTTTTAACGGAACCTAATAAGGCAAC ATACTTTTGGAATTACTCCAATCTGGCTGGCTACTCAGGGGTGTATGTGTTAAATGTTTTTACCGTTTACTTTGTCTGTGTCGTTTCTTTGGCCATCGATACGCTCTTCTCATGGTTTGTCAGCAATGTCATGGCACAATTTCACATTATTTACTATCGTTTCGAAAGGGCTGCTCTAACAAGCCCGGAAACTAACATGACCCATCTGCAGCAGAACAACTACATTATATCGTGTATAAAATACCATCATGATATCCTAAAATTTTCGGAAAAACTAAAACGAGTTTATAgcgaaataattttcattaagttCACCATTGTTTGTATGGAAATCTGTAGTTTGGTTTTTCGCGTAAGTCGTCCCAATGATTCATTGCCAGATACAGCctacaaatgtttatttttgtgtgccGTGGCCATACAATTGATGGTGTATTGTTACAATGGTCAGAGGATAAAAGATGAA agTGGCCATGTGTCCACTGCCATCTATTGTATATTTGACTGGTCGAATTTATCTAAATCGTGTAAGAAATTACTTTTGATCTCTATGACACGCTCTCAAAAACACTGTAATATAAATGGTGTCTTCTTTGAGGTGGattttagtttgtatttatgg gtaTTTAAAACAGCAGCATCTTTATTAACAGCTTTAAAGACATTGGAGGAAAAACAAACttga